Genomic window (Sphingosinicella microcystinivorans):
CGCGGAACCTGACGTCGGTCTGCGCGAGCTTGCCCTTGCGCTCGGCGTAGACGACGTTCGGTCCGTTCACCATGATCTCGCTGACGTCGTCGTCGTTGAGAAGCGGCTCGAGCGGCCCGAGGCCGAGCATGTCGTTGAGCAGCAGCGTCACGAGATCGCGCTGCTCGCGCTGGTTGAGGCCGATCTTCTCCTGGACGAGGATCTCGGAGATCACGTCCGAAATCTGCTCGGCGAGCTCGCCGCGCGAAAGATCGGCGATGACGCTCGCGTCGATCCGCTCCATCAGGATCGGGTGGACGCGCTCCTTGGCGGCGAGCACGCTCTGGGTGCTCGAACTCGCCACGCGGGCGGTACGCTCGGCGGCCTCCACGCTGGCGGCCGGCTTCAGGCCGCCGACGAGATTGATGAGCTCGTTGAGGAGGACGGTGACGGTGTCGCGCACCTGCCCGTCGTCGATCGCCATGCCCTGGATGTCGGCGAGGCGCTTGACGGTGTCTTCCATCTGCGCGGCGAGTTCGCCGCGGCGGCGCGTGCGCGTCTTCGTCGCCGGGAACAGCTCGGGAAGCTGCGGCGAAAGGATCGCGTGCAGCTCCCACACGCAGTTCTCGGTGCTGCGGCCGCGCGGCGTCTCGACGGGTTTCGAAAGCCCGAAGTCCCCGGAATCGGCGACGAGCGGCCGCCTGCCGGTGCCGGCGGCGGGGCTCTGCCCGAAGCTGTCGCCGACCACCTGCAGTCCTGCGCCGCTTCGTTTTCCGAATCCCCTGGGCTGCATACCTTACCCCGTTTTACGCACGCGCCCCGGCCGGTTCGCCCGGCCGGGAGGCGTTACTTCTTGCCCGAAGCCTTGGCGGTGCCCTTCTGGGGCAGCAGGCTGCGAACCTTGCTCATCAGCGTCTTCGCCTCGACCTCGGCGGCGATTTCACCCGCGAGCTGGACGGCCAGCGCCGTGAAGGCGCCGCCGACCTTGCCGGTCGCGACCGCGGCCAGCGCACGGCCCTGCTTCGCGGCGCCCACGGCCTGCTTGACGTCGAGCGGGATGACGATGTCGAGCTTGCGCTCGATCGACGCCTCGAAATCCTTGCGCGCCACTTCGGGCGGCGGATTCGTGCCGACGCGGTTCGCGACCATCGTCACCTTGGCGTGCGGCGCGTTCGCCTTCAGGAAGCCGAGCAGGCGGATCGCGTCGCGCGTCGAGGCCAGCGTCTGCTCCGTCACCACGACGACGTGGTTGACGTCGCTGAGCAGATGCGGGTGCTGCACCGCCACCGTGCGCGGCAGATCGACGATCACCGTCTCGAAGGCGTTGCGCATCTCTTCCTGGAGCTGGAACAGCGCGCTGCCGTCGGCGATCAGCGGCTGGCTGATCGGCGCCTCGGCTGAGAGCACGGCGAGCTTTTCGCCCACGCGCACCATCGCGCGCTCGATGAAGAGGCCGTCGATGCGGCTCGGGTTCTCGAGCGCGTCGGTGAGGCCGCGGCCCGGTTCGAGATCGAACGCGAGCGCGCCCGTGCCGAACTGCACGTCGAGATCGAGAAGCGCCGTCGAACGGCCCTGGCTGTCCGACGAGAGCCATGCGAGCGAGCTTGCGACCGTGGACGCGCCGACGCCGCCGCGCGTGCCGATCACCGCGATCGTCGTGCGCGGACGGTCGCTGGTGTCCGTCTCCACGTGCTTCGGCCCTTGCAGCGTGACCTGCGCGTGCATGAGCGCCTCGCGCAGCGCGTCGCCGGAAAGCGGCTTCAGCAGATAGTCCTGAAGGCCGCTCGCGACGAGATCGCGGTAGAGCTTCACGTCGTTGATCGTACCCACGGCGATCACGATCGTGCCCGGCTCGCAGACCTCGGCGAGCGCGTTGATGTCGTTCAGCGGATCGCCCGATTCGGACAGGTCGACGAGTAGCACCATCGGGCTCGACGAGACCGAGAGCGTCTGCACGGCGTTGCGAAGGCCACCCTTGTTGACCTTCTCGATCGCCCAGCCGAGCTCGGCCGCGACCACCTTGATGGCGTCAGCCGTCTCGTCGTCGCAGACGAAGGCGTTGAAGGCGTCGCGTGCGCCGACGCCGGTTTTCGGATTCCAAGGCGCGTTCATTTTCTGTCGTCCCCTCGTTTAATTGCTGCTGCCGCCACCGCCGCTGCCACTGCCGCCGGCGGTGCCGACCGTGCTGCGGACGGTCTGCGTGGCGGTGCCCGACTTGCTGCGATAGGTCTCGATCGCCTTCACCGTCGTCAGCGCGTCGGTGCCGGTGTGGGCCTTGCCCGACACGAGGTCGTTCGCATCGACGACCATCGCCGCGAGGTTGCTCTCGCTGGCGCAGCCGTAGTTGCTCAGCGTCGAGGCCTCGAACTCGACGTTCGAGGGGCGCGTCCAGTCGGGGCAGCCCGGCACGCTCGCCGTCGCACGCATCACGATGACGCGGGCGCCGGCGCTGCCGGCTCCGGCCGTGACGGGCACCTGATCGTTCAGCAGAAGCCCGTAGTGGGCGAGCACCGAGGCAATGGCCGCGCGCCGCGCCCCGGAACCTCTGCCGCTGTCGTCGACGCTGACACGGTCGCCGTAGCGGACGCCGATGCCTTCGAACCATTCCGAAAGCGACTTGCGCTGATCGGCGGAAAGCCCGTCCGCGCCCGCATATCCGAGATCATGGACGAGGATCGTCTGCGTCACGACCGGGGCCTTGGCCGAAGCCATGCCGGGGTTGGGCGTGCCGCCGCCGCAGGCGCCGAGCGCGAGCGAGGCGGCGAGAAGGGTGGCCGATGCAAGGCGGCGCATGGATATGGTCTTCATGGTCATTGTGCCCTTCCCATCCATCAGTCGTTCGAGAAGCCGGGCGTCGCCGTGCCGGCGACGACGGGCGCTCCGGCCGTCTTCGCCTCGGCGACCGGCGCCTTGGCGTCCTTGAACGTCTTGCCGAGCAGCCAGCGCTCCGCGTCGTTCGGGATCGCGAGACCGTCCGTCGGCAGCGCGAGGCGCGTGTTCGATGGCTTCACGAGGTACGGCGTCACGATGATCACCAGTTCCGATTCGTCGCGCGCGTAGCGATCCGACTTGAACAGCGCGCCGATGATCGGGAGATTGCCGAGCAGCGGAGTCTTGTCCTGCGTGGTGCCGACACGGTTCCTGAGCAGGCCCGCGATCATGAAGCTCTGACCGGAGCCGAGCTCGATCGAGGTTTCGGCCCGGCGCGTCGTCAGCGCCGGGATCGAGATGTTGTCGAGACGGATCGCACCGGCTTCCGAAAGCTCGGACACCTCGGGGCGAACGCGCAGGCTGATGCGGCTGCCGTCGAGCACGGTCGGCGTGAAGGCGATGCCGACGCCGTACTGCTTGAACTCGACATGGATGCCGCCGTCGCCGTCGCTGACCGCGATCGGGAATTCACCGCCCGCGAGGAAGCTCGCGGTTTCGCCCGAAAGCGCGGTGAGGTTCGGCTCGGCGAGAAGCGAGACGAGACCGTCCTGCTCCAGCGCGTCGATCATGCCGAGCACGTCCATGCCGAGGAAGCGCGCATCGCCGAAGATGCTGGTCGCGTCGGGGCGTGCAGTCAGCGTGCTGCCGCCTGCACCTTCGATCACGAAGTCGCGGCCGCGGCCGAG
Coding sequences:
- a CDS encoding CpaD family pilus assembly protein; translated protein: MTMKTISMRRLASATLLAASLALGACGGGTPNPGMASAKAPVVTQTILVHDLGYAGADGLSADQRKSLSEWFEGIGVRYGDRVSVDDSGRGSGARRAAIASVLAHYGLLLNDQVPVTAGAGSAGARVIVMRATASVPGCPDWTRPSNVEFEASTLSNYGCASESNLAAMVVDANDLVSGKAHTGTDALTTVKAIETYRSKSGTATQTVRSTVGTAGGSGSGGGGSSN
- a CDS encoding pilus assembly protein CpaE, which encodes MNAPWNPKTGVGARDAFNAFVCDDETADAIKVVAAELGWAIEKVNKGGLRNAVQTLSVSSSPMVLLVDLSESGDPLNDINALAEVCEPGTIVIAVGTINDVKLYRDLVASGLQDYLLKPLSGDALREALMHAQVTLQGPKHVETDTSDRPRTTIAVIGTRGGVGASTVASSLAWLSSDSQGRSTALLDLDVQFGTGALAFDLEPGRGLTDALENPSRIDGLFIERAMVRVGEKLAVLSAEAPISQPLIADGSALFQLQEEMRNAFETVIVDLPRTVAVQHPHLLSDVNHVVVVTEQTLASTRDAIRLLGFLKANAPHAKVTMVANRVGTNPPPEVARKDFEASIERKLDIVIPLDVKQAVGAAKQGRALAAVATGKVGGAFTALAVQLAGEIAAEVEAKTLMSKVRSLLPQKGTAKASGKK
- a CDS encoding type II and III secretion system protein family protein, giving the protein MKLKAILCGCAAALSLAAMATPATQAQDTTITSAASSLNVGVNKGTLIRLERSMTDVFVANQKIADVQVRSDRLLYVYGVGAGETTIYATDSAGRIVYSANVRVAQNIDQIRTMLGLAMPGAAITVNSMNGMTLLTGTVANPEEVEEATRLVKTFVGDTQAIVNKLQTATPAQVNLRVKFAEVSRSLVKELGLNLQAVGRNAGGGINFFLGRGRDFVIEGAGGSTLTARPDATSIFGDARFLGMDVLGMIDALEQDGLVSLLAEPNLTALSGETASFLAGGEFPIAVSDGDGGIHVEFKQYGVGIAFTPTVLDGSRISLRVRPEVSELSEAGAIRLDNISIPALTTRRAETSIELGSGQSFMIAGLLRNRVGTTQDKTPLLGNLPIIGALFKSDRYARDESELVIIVTPYLVKPSNTRLALPTDGLAIPNDAERWLLGKTFKDAKAPVAEAKTAGAPVVAGTATPGFSND